From one Dryobates pubescens isolate bDryPub1 chromosome 2, bDryPub1.pri, whole genome shotgun sequence genomic stretch:
- the PRPH2 gene encoding peripherin-2, translating into MALLKVKFNQKKRVKLAQGLWLMNWFSVFAGILVFSMGLFLKIELRKRSEVMDNSESHFVPNSLILMGILSCAFNGFAGKICYDSLDPAKFAKWKPLLKPYLALCFFFNILLFFVALICFLMRGSLESTLAQGLKNGMKFYRDTDTPGRCFMKKTIDMLQIEFKCCGNSGFKDWFEIQWISNRYLDFSSKEVKDRIKSNVDGRYLVDGVPFSCCNPSSPRPCIQYQVTNNSAHYSYDYQTEELNLWRRGCREALLQYYSSMMSSMGAVVLLVWLFEMSVMVGLRLLHTSLESITNPEDPECESEGWVLENSLKDTFKSALENLKKIGKFNQVEAGAEGAEGEEGGKTQTVATVS; encoded by the exons ATGGCACTGCTGAAAGTCAAATTCAATCAGAAGAAGCGGGTAAAGCTAGCGCAGGGACTATGGCTCATGAACTGGTTTTCGGTGTTTGCTGGGATCCTCGTGTTTAGCATGGGGCTGTTCCTCAAGATTGAGCTCCGCAAGCGAAGCGAAGTGATGGACAATTCTGAAAGCCACTTTGTGCCCAATTCTTTGATACTGATGGGTATATTATCCTGCGCCTTCAACGGGTTTGCTGGCAAAATTTGCTACGATTCTCTGGATCCCGCTAAGTTTGCCAAGTGGAAGCCTTTGCTGAAACCTTACCTGGCATTGTGTTTCTTCTTTAACATACTCCTTTTCTTTGTCGCTCTGATTTGCTTCCTCATGCGGGGCTCCCTGGAGAGCACGCTGGCACAGGGGCTCAAGAACGGTATGAAGTTCTACCGGGACACAGACACCCCTGGAAGGTGCTTCATGAAGAAGACCATTGACATGCTTCAGATTGAGTTCAAATGCTGTGGGAACAGCGGCTTCAAAGATTGGTTTGAAATTCAGTGGATCAGCAACAGATATCTGGACTTCAGCTCCAAAGAAGTGAAAGA TCGCATCAAAAGCAATGTGGATGGAAGGTATTTGGTGGATGGCGTCCCTTTCAGCtgctgcaaccccagctccccaagACCCTGTATCCAGTACCAGGTCACCAACAACTCAGCTCACTACAGCTACGACTACCAAACGGAGGAGCTGAACCTCTGGCGCCGTGGCTGCCGGGAAGCCCTCCTGCAATACTACAGCAGCATGATGAGCTCCATGGGTGCTGTTGTCCTCCTCGTCTGGCTTTTTGAG ATGTCCGTGATGGTTGGCTTGCGTCTTCTGCACACCTCTCTAGAAAGCATTACAAATCCTGAAGACCCTGAATGTGAAAGCGAAGGGTGGGTCCTGGAGAACAGCCTGAAGGACACTTTCAAGTCTGCACTGGAGAATTTGAAAAAGATTGGTAAGTTCAATCAGGTGGAAGCAGGCGCCGAAGGAGCCGAAGGAGAGGAAGGTGGGAAGACACAAACTGTTGCAACGGTCAGTTGA